Below is a window of Shinella sp. PSBB067 DNA.
GCCGCCCAGGCGTCGAAATCCTCGAAATCGCCTTTGCCGTCGCCCACCTTCACCAGCATCACGCCGTTGTTCGAGACAACGAAGTCCACCTCCGAACCGGGCTCGATGGCGAGCCGGTCGCGGATATCCTTCGGGATCGTCACCTGACCTTTTTCCGTCACACGCATGGTAATACCTCTGCGGTATTACTTATCGTCGCAACCGGAACAAGTCAAGAACAAATCAGCCGGCGAGCTTGGCGAGGCGGCCGGAGAGGCCCTGGCGGTTGTGGGCGTGGCAGATGGCGATGGCGAGCGCGTCGGCCGCATCGTTGCCGACGAAAGTGGCCTTCGGCATCAGCACCTTCAGCATCATGTGGATCTGCTGCTTCTCGCCGTGACCGACAC
It encodes the following:
- a CDS encoding AbrB/MazE/SpoVT family DNA-binding domain-containing protein; the protein is MRVTEKGQVTIPKDIRDRLAIEPGSEVDFVVSNNGVMLVKVGDGKGDFEDFDAWAASVKGTWDLDGMTPDEYFEWLRGPRDDLDPR